The Dehalococcoidales bacterium nucleotide sequence CCAGGTATACGTGCCAATTCAGCATAATCTTTGTTATCAAGTGGCTGACCCGGGTTGTCCGGGCGGGGACGCATTCGATTTCATCGATAGAGAAATGCGTTTACGTTCCGTATCTATCGTGAGCACCGTGACCGTAACCTTTTGATTGACACTGACTACATCAGCCGGGTTCTTAACAAATTTATCCGATAGCTCGCTGATGTGCACCAGCCCGTCCTGGTGCACGCCGATGTCGACAAAAGCCCCGAAATTGGTCACGTTGGTCACGATTCCGGCCAGCTTCATCCCGGGAGAAAGCCGGTCAATCGTCCTGATGTCCGCGGCGAAAGCGACCGTCTCAAACTGTTCACGGGGGTCACGCCCCGGCCTGGCCAGCTCCGCCATGATGTCCTGCAATGTCGGCAGCCCATACTCTTCCCCGGTGTAACTCTCCAGATTAATTTTGCTGCGTAAATCATCACGGGTTATGAGGTCGGTTATATTGCAGCCCATGTCCCGGGCCATGCGGCCGACGATGTGGTAGCTCTCCGGGTGCACAGCGCTGGCATCGAGAGGATTCTCGGCATGATCAATACGGAGGAATCCGGCAGCCATCTCGAACGCCTTCGGGCCTAGCCGCGGTACTTTTTTAAGGTCGGCTCGGCTACGGAACGGGCCATTCTCGTTTCTATAGGCGATAACGTTTTTTGCCAGCGTGGGGCCGAGTCCCGAAACATAGGTGAGAAGCTGTTGACTGGCGGTATTTACCTTGACGCCTACCTCATTGACACAGCTCATGACGGTTTCGTCGAGATTACTCTTGAGCTTGCCTTGATCGACATCATGCTGGTATTGCCCCACCCCAATGGACTTGGGGTCTATCTTTACCAGTTCCGCGAGAGGGTCCAGCAGCCGCCGCCCGATGGATACCGCCCCGCGCACGGTGATATCCTGGTCGGGGAACTCTTCACGGGCGACGGCGGAGGCGGAGTAAATCGATGCGCCGCTTTCATTGACCATGACGACCGGCATTTTGCCCGGCAAGCTCAGCCCGCGAATAAATTCTTCGGTTTCCCGGCTGGCCGTGCCATTGCCGATGGCGATAGCTTCAACTTGAAATTTTTGTATTAGAGCGAGTATCGTCTGGCCGGCTTCCCGGCTCCGCGCCGCCGACTGGCTCACGTAGATAACAGCATTGGTTAAAAGCTTGCCCTGGGGGTCCAGGCAAACCACCTTACACCCGGTCCGATAACCGGGGTCGATGGCCAGTACCGCCCGCGGCCCCATCGGCGGAGCCATGAGCGTCTCACGCAGATTGCGCGCAAAGACACGGAGCGCCTCGTCATCGGCGTGCTCTTTGGCCTGCTGGCGGATATCAGTTTCGATAGAGGGCGCCAGCAACCTCGGATAGCTATCCTCTACCGCCAGGACCACCTGTGCCGAGGCGGCGCCGGTACTTTTAACGAAACGCCGGTGAAGTAATAACAGCGCTTTTTCCTGAGGCGGCCTTATCGTGAGTTTCAGTAACCCCTCGTTCTCGCCACGCAACATGGCCAGCACACGGTGGCTGGGAACCCGGGCCACCGGCTCATGCCAGTCGAAATAATTGCTGTATTTGATACCTTCGCCTTCCTTACCTTTAAGCACGCTCGATTGAATGATGCCTTCCCGGTAAAAAAGCCGGCGTATGCTCTGCCTTGCCTGGGTGTCTTCGTTGACCCGCTCGGCAATGATGTCCCGCGCTCCGGCCAGGGCATCATCGACCGAAGCGACGCCCTTTTCCGCGTTCACGAACGCGAGAGCTTCATGAGATGGGTCGGTAATCTCCTGAGCCAGTATAAGGTCGGCGAGGGGCTCAAGCCCTTTTTCTTTAGCCATGGTGGCCCGGGTGCGCCGTTTGGGGCGGTAGGGAAGGTAAATATCCTCTAAAGCGGTCAGTGTCTCTGCCGATTCAACAGTGTTGCGTAACTCGGCTGTGAGTACATTCTGTTCTTCAAGAGATGCCAGGATCGCCTGGCGCCGGCTATCGAGCGCTGCCAGTCGTGCCAGGCCGTCCCGTATTCCGCCAAGCACCACCTCGTCAAGTGACCCTGTTTTCTCCTTGCGATAGCGTGCAATGAATGGAATAGTCGCTCCCGCATCAAGCAGGGACCTAACAACCTCTACTTGCTGGGTTGTGACTCCCGCCTGTTTGGCAATGGTCATGACATGGGTTTCAAGCATTACGTTTTTATCTCCGGGTGATGGATATGGATAATTGTACTACAGAGTTCCTGCTCTCTTAAAGCAATTACCCTATGGGGATATTAAAAGGTGCGCTAAATTTCATGCCTGAGTATCAGGCGCGAACGTATGAGGCAATAATGAACGTTTTAGTTTTAGCCCATGATTAACAATACGCTTGATTGTTGGGTTATGAAACTTAATATTACTTTTGTTATGTAGTAAACAAATCTCAATCTCTTTTTATTATTCTCCTAACTGTTTCATGACTTACGCCATATTCCTTAGCTAACTTCCTCAGGCTCTTAGTTGTATGCTGCTCCTTTAATTTAATAGTTAATTTAGAAGAAACTTTACCTATCCATCTGTCTTGAAAATCATAGGGAGCATTCACAGGATAATAACTTGATTTGAGATATTGCATCAAAGCCCGAGGCCCCCCGGGGTCGCCAGCCTTCCCCACATTATTCGCCGGTTACTCTTCCCGTTGTCCCCGTATCTTTTTTCCCTGGAAATCCAGAGCTTGATTATCCATTTTAAGCCAATTTTTACCTAATAATTAGGACCCGGCGTTTGGTCGGCGGGCTCTGACTATCAGCAGCGTTGTAGTAATGACCAGCACGATGATAGACACCACCTGCGCCTGGTGTAAACCGAACAGGAATGAAGTACCGTCCCGGATAAAATCAACGGCCAGACGCCATACCGCGTAAGTGGAAAGGTAGATGAGAAAGAGCGAGCCCTCCGTCTTAATGCGTTTTCTCAGCATCAGCAGTACGCCGAAGACGATAAGGTCGAAGATAATCTCATAGACCTGGGTGGGGTGCACCGGTACGCCGATAGGTGCATGCGTGCCCGGATTGGTATAAACGATTGCCCATGGCAGAGAGGTTATTTTACCATAGCAGCAGCCGTTTAACGTACAGCCCACCCGCCCGACCGCCTGGGCCAGGATGATACCGGGCGCGATGACATCAGCCAGGTGGCTGAAAGAAAACTTCTTGCTGAATAAGCTGTAAAGCCAGATGCCGATAGCCGCTCCCAGTACCGCTCCCCAGATAGACATTCCCTCCCCGCCGATTATCTTGCCGGGATTTTTCATATAATAGTCCCAGAAATCTAACACGTGAAGAAAACGTGAAAAGATAACGCCGGACGGTATGCCCACCAGCGCGGCGTTTAAAACCATCTGGAAAGAAAGCCGGGGATCTTTCTTTACGGAAAACAGCGCCCAGGTAACCACCGTCAGCACTGACAGCATTACCATTATGCCGTACCAGGCTATGTTTACAGGGCCGATGCTGAACGCTATCGGATTTACATCGATATAAATCATAAATTACTTTGGATAACCAAAAAACCTTACCGGTAGAAATCCTTGGCTAATCGTGGTCCATGCCCCAGGCTTCGAACACTTTTTTGTAAAGCTCCGGCTGGGGGAAGTCCGGCCGCATCATCATCTGTTCATGGGCAAAGCCGGACTCGTTCCGTTCAAACTGCTTCAGATTAGCCACGAACTCCGGCAGCTTTGCTACCGGCACGGAGAACATCATTTCCCCGGCGGGGGTCAGCGCCCGCGCGTATTCACCGGGGTCCGGCAGGTTAATCCAGTACTCGCCGTGCCGTATTACCGGGACGACGGCATTGGAGCAGGAGAACGGAAAGAAATTGGACTTTACCAGGGCGCGGTCTTCCGGTTTTAGGGAAAGCAATATGATACGCAGTTGATTGGTATCGCAATAGAGAATCACGGCGTCCGGCGTGAAATCCGCTTTTTTCAGCGGGGCGGTGAGAATGCCGATGTATTTCCCGTACTCGAAACACTCGCCGGTGTTTTCCGCTCTGGCCGCCGGGTTATCCGGTATCTGCACCAGTCCGTAAGATATCACCGCGCCGGGACACCAGTTGTCTTCTTTCAACATGGCGATGGCGGTCTTCTCCCGCCGGGACATGGAGAAAGCCTGGCACTGGGCCAGGTGATAGCCGCGGTCTTTTTTAGGCCTGACGGCGCTCGCCGGAATGTCCGCTTCTTTCTCAATCATCTTTACGGCGATGGGGGACGTTTGTAGTCCCAGCCGGTTTTCCAGCTCTTCTCCGTAACCATTGTATTCGCTAATCGTCGTCATTCAAATCCTCCGGACTTCTTTAATTCTTCTTATGTTCCCTGATAGACTTTAGCAAAGCCGCCGTTAGCCCGGCAACATTATCCAGGTCTTCCCGGTTCGGGCGGCCCCGGATATCCCCCAGCCGCCCCTGAGTGCTCATATCTTCCCGGCCGTGGAACTCTCCCACCAGGTACCATTTGGCGGCGACATCGAAGCCGAGGTGCTCGAAGAACTGCCCCATGTAGTCGCCGGCGGGCGTGGCCTCCCGGATACCGGTGTGCGGCCCGGAATAGGTGCAGAACACCACCGCCGTTTTCCCCGGTATTCTGGGGCTGCCGGGCTTGATATCTCCCCGGCCGGAATGTAATTTCATCTTGTCTTTGATATAGCGCTGCACCTGGTCCGGCGGCTGGAAAGAATAGGAAGGCGCCCCCAGGAAAACCAGGTCATAGTCGTACAGCTCATCATCCGCCGCCTCGGCCACTTTTTTTACCACCGGCGCAATCCCCTCCCTGACGAGGGTATCCCGGATGGTATGCGCCACTTTCTCTGTGTTGCCGGTGGCCGACCAGTAAATAATCAGCGCTTTGATATTACCTGCATCCCTGCCTTGCGGCATGTCAGTTTCCCCCTTTTCTCCATGTTCGGCTAAGGCTGGCCGAGTTTCATCACGGCATCTTCCGCCGCATTTACCGTCTGGTAGGCTATGGGCGAAGCGCAAAGCGCGGGATGCGTGCCCATCTGGAACAGGGAGACCTGGTAGGCGGTCATTTTGTGCTGGATACAGGCGCTGATAACGTTAATGATTTCACCCACGGACACGCTGCCGGAAGCTTCGCCGCCGAGCATCACGCCGTCTTTTCGGGAGAAAATCAGTTTTACGGATATCGGCGCCGCGCCCGGCATGCCGCCCGGGTGCTTACTCGGCGCTTTGGCCTGCCCCACCACGATGTCATATCCCTCCGCCCGCGCCTGCCGCTCGATCATACCGGCGGCGGCGATGGCTAAATCCCCTATTTGGGTGGAGAAAACGCCCACGGCGCCCAGCCCGGCATACTGCGTGGTGAACAGGTTGGCCGCCGCCAGGCGGGCCTCGTTAGTCGCTATTGAAGCCAGCCAGGTCTTGACGGGCCTGCCGCTGAAAAAGGACACCTTCATGGAGCAATCGCCGCAGGCCAGGATATCGGCGTCGCCTTCGACCCGCTGGTAGCGGTCGACGACTACCCCGCCGGTGGCACTATCGATACGCAGGCCGGCATCCGCGGCCAGTTTGGTATTCGGGGCTACCCCGATGCTCACGATAACCACATCGGCCTTGATTTCCGCGCCGCTGGTCAGGCGGACGGACTTTACCCGGTCATCGCCGAGGATGGCGGCTACGGTATCGTTACCGATTATGTTAACTCCCCGCCCGGTCAGCACCTTCTCCGCCTCGATACAATACTCATCGTCGAAGGCCAGTTGGAGACAGTGGGGCATTTTTTCGATAATGGTTACGTTGGCCTGGCGGTTTTTCTTGCATTCATCGGCGAATTCCGCCCCGATAAAGCCGCCGCCGATGACCACGATATCACCGGCTTTATTGACCGCTTCCAGCATGGTCTCCAGGTACTCCACATCTTTCTTAACCAGAAAGACGTTCTCTTTATCGATGCCGGGGATGGGCAGGACCACCGGCGATGAGCCGGTAGCCAGGATGAGCTTGTCATAGCCTACCTCGCCGTCGGCCGTGCGCACGGTCTTGTTTTTCCGGTCGATGGCTTCGGCGGCGCTGATTATTATTTTCGCCCCGATGCCGGTCAGCATCCCATCCGGGATGAGGTTCTTTTCCGGGCTGCCGAGGGTCCCGAAGATGTACGGTATGCCGCAGGGCACGGATACGTCCTCTTCCTGGCGTATCACCGTTATCGACTTTCCGGGGTTCCGGCGTTTGCAGCTGACGGCCGCGGTGACGCCGGCGGCGCTGCCTCCAATGATTACCACATCAACACGTTCCATATTGTCCTCCTTGAAATTTTTCAGCCCTGTTATTTTATGGACAAAACGTCAGCCAGTTTCCTCGCAAATGTATTATACTCCTCCGCGTCATAACGTTCGATATTGCCTTCATCACAGAGTTTGGCCAGTTCCGGGTCTATGGGCAACTGCCCCAGCAAAGGGGCGCCGGCGGACTGCGCCATCTCTGCAGCGCGGCTTTTGCCGAATATCTCCATCTTTTTGGCCGTCTCCGGTATGTAGAGATAGCTCATGTTCTCCACCACGCCGATAATCTTTTTATCCATCTTTTTGGCCATTTTAACCGCTTTGCGTACCACCATGGCGGTGAGGTCCTGCGGGGTGAAGACTATTATTATACCGGATACCGGCAACTGCTGCATAACGGTCAGCGGGGCATCCGCCGTGCCGGGCGGCAGGTCCACGATAAGGTAGTCCAGCTTGCCCCAGAGCACGTTTTCCCAGAACTGCGTTATCGTTTGGCCGATGAGCGGCCCCCGCCAGATAACGGCGTCATCCTCGGCGGGCAGCAGCAGATTGACGGACATTACCCCGATGCCGGAACGGGACGGCACCGGCAGGATGCCGCTTTCGGCTATAGGCGGCGGCCCGCTGATACCGAACATCCTGGGAATGCTGGGGCCGGTGATATCGGCGTCCATGATGCCTACCTCATAGCCCCGGCGGCGCAGCGCCACGGCGGTAAGCGCGGAGACCAGCGATTTGCCGACTCCCCCTTTGCCGCTCATTACCGCGATGACATTGGTGATTTTGTTGAGTTCTTTAGGTTTGGCCTCGGCGTAGCTGATATTTACCTCTTTAATGCCGTCCAGCTTGCTTAGTGCCTCTTTTACCGTAGCGGCCAGCCATTCTTTGGTGTTTTCCATCAGCGCCGCGTCGGAAAGAACAACATTGATTTTCCCGCCGGCTACAGCGATATCTTTAACCAGGTTCATCCCCATCAGGCTGCGTTTTACGCCGGGGACCAGGACCGTATCCAGGACTTTTTTTACTTCTTCGGGTGAGGGCATGATTCTCCTTTAGATCTCCGGTTTTTTTAATGCAGGCGCTCCATCAGGTTGGTCATTTTACCTTCGATATACAGCTTGACGGCTTCATCGATGTCCTGGACATCGGTGACAATGGGCTCGATGCCGCGGCTTTTCAGGCCATCGTAAGCGCCCCACCCCATGCCCCCCACGATAAGCACCTGGCAGTCATCGATGCTCTGCGCCATGCGCTCATGTCGGGACTGCGCGCCGGCATCATAGCCGTGCCGCTCGCCTTCCGCCGTTTCCGGGTGCTCGCCGCCGGCAAAAGTGTGGTGACCGGCTTTTTCCCTGGTTTCCTTGTTCACCACGGCGCCGTTTTCCACCGTAGCCACTACATACAGCGTCGCCATCCCGAAGTGCTGGCTGACGGTTTTCCCGTCATCAGAAATTAACGCGATTTTCATTACTTAGGTTCTCCTTTATTTTATTATTAGCTCGTATTTAGGCTGGTTTTGCGTAACGGTAATCCTTACCGCTACCTGTTTCCCTTCCGCCAGGTATTTTTCCGATTGTTCACGGAGCAACTGTGATTCCGGCGACTGCAAGAAGTCCATCAGCGCCTCGTATTTGCTCTGGATATCTTTATCCATGCCGTCTTCCCGCAATAGTTGCATCAGGCAGCTGTTCAGTTCCTGCTCGCTCAGGCACTTCAGGCATTTGCCGGATATTTCATTGGTGGAATACCTCGGTTCGAGGTCGAAAGAGTCCATCACGTTTCCTCAATTCATCATAACACACACGCTGTGCACTACCTTCATGCGGTTTTCCTTACAATAGTTAATCGCCGCCTCGCTTTCCGAGCCGGGCTGGAGCCAGATGCGGTCCAGTCCCAGCGCCAGGCATTGCTTTAGTATTTCTCCGGTCACTTCCGGCGGCACCACGAAGTCCGCCACATCCACCCTGACGGGAATATCCGCCAGACTGGCATAGCAGGCCAGTCCCTCCAGCTCTTTCAGCTTGGGGTTAACCGGGTACACTTCATAGCCGCGGCTCTTCAGGTTTTTCACTATCCGGTTGCCGTATTTCTGCGGATTGTCCGTAGCCCCGATAACCGCGAATTTTTTTTGCGCCATGAATTCCTTTATCAAGTCCTGCACGGGTCTGCCTCCTTAGTGCCGGTGACAGTGCTGCCCGCCGGAGCAGGGCGGCTTTTCACACCGCTCCTCCCGCCCGCAGCAGGTCTTGCCGGCATTATCGCTTTTACCCGTCACCGCCACGGGGACTGACAGACGCCTTTCCATATTCCCGCCGCAATCCGGGCATACCGGGTCGGGCGGGCTAAAGAAGCCCTGGACCAGCACCTCGGAAACCTTGCCGCAGGACGGGCACTTGTATTCGTATATGGGCATGACACTCTCCTTAATTACTGGATAACTTGTCTTCAATGCTCTGCCAGAGCAGTTTAATCTGTCGGCTCGCTCTGCCGTCAGAGCAGGCGACCACCGGTTGGCCGCGTATTATAGCTTCGGTAAAAACGTTATCGAACGCAATTCTAGCGACGATATCCACCTGTTGCGTAGCGCAATACTCTTCTATCCGGCGCGTGTTGTCCCGGTTGATATCGTATTTGTTGATACATACCAGCACCGGCACGTTAAAGTGTCGGCAGACCTCCATGACCCGCTCCAGGTCATGGATTCCGGACAGGGTCGGCTCCGTCACCAGCAGCGCCAGGCTGGCGCCGGAAAGGGAAGAAATCACGGGACAGCCGATGCCGGGCGGGCCGTCACTGATAATGTAGTCAGCCCCCTGGCTTTCCGCCAGCGTCCTCGCTTTCTGCCGGACCAGCGCCACCAGCTTGCCGGAATTTTCCTGGGCTATGCCCAGCCGGGCATGCACCAGGGTGCCGTAGGCAGTATCGGACACGAAACATTGTCCGGCCACGTTTTCTTCCATCGATACAGCTCCGGCGGGGCATATCTGGACACAGAATCCGCAGCCTTCGCAGGAAACAGGATCAACCTGGAAATCCGTAATCGCATTAAAGCGGCAGATTTCACGGCACAAGCCGCATTGGGTGCATTTTTCCGCGTCAATCCGTGCGGTCTGCCCGCTCCGGAAATCATGTTCCTCGCGCGTAACTGGCCGTAGCAGCAAATGAAGGTCGGCGGCATCTACATCGCAATCTACCAGCACCTTGTTTTGCGCCAGCGCCGCCAGAGAGCCGGCGATACTGGTTTTGCCGGTGCCTCCTTTACCGCTTAAGACAATTACTTCTTTCATCCACCAGCTCCCGTATCTCCAAATAAAGCCGTTTGAATTTTTCCCGCCACGGCGGCATGCCTTCCGCCAGAGTTATGCCTCTGGAGTACAGGCGGGCGATTTCCGTATCCAGCGGGATGGTCATCAATACCGGCAGATTTTCTCTCAGGCAGTACTCCGCCGTATCATTATTGTCGGCGTACGCGCGGTTGATTACCACGCCGCAGGGCACACCAAGCTGCTTTACCGTTTGCACCGCCAACATGAGGTCGTTCAGCCCGAAGGGCGTGGGCTCCGTCACCAGCAGGCAGAAATCGCTGTCTTTGACGGCTGTCACCACCGGGCAGGAAGTCCCCGGCGGCACGTCGATAATGCAGATGCCCGCGTGGTCCGCCAGCCCTTTTACCGCCCTGATTAACGGTGTAGGCATAGCTTCTCCCACATTCAGCCTGCCCTGGACGAACGCCACCCCGGCAGCGTGCCCGGTTTCCACTATCCCTATCTCCTTTTTCTCTTCAACGATAGCTTTTTCCGGGCAGAGATAGCCGCAGGCGCCGCACCCGTGACAGAGATGAGGAAAGACCAGCACGTTTTTAGAAATAACGGCGATAGCGTGATAAGCGCATACCTCCGCGCATTTACCGCAGTAAGTACATTTTTCTTTATCTACCTTGGGCACAGGTATGCCGACCGATTCCCGTCCGGTGATATCCGGCTTAAGAAAAATATGGTCGTTGGGCTCTTCGACATCACAATCCAGGAGCTGTACCCTGTACCCGTCTTTCAAAGAGAAGACGAGGCTGGTAGCTACCAGTGTCTTGCCCGTCCCTCCTTTGCCGCTGGCCACCGAAATTATCATAATGGTTTATTCCCTGGTCATCCTCGTGCCGCATTTGGGACAATTTACCGTGTAGCACGGCGTTCCCGGCTTGTGGGGCGCTTTCTCGCCGCAGCCGGGGCATACGCAATTGCCGCCGGGACCGGACCCCGCCAGGTTGCCTCTCTTTCTGCCGCCCCTCTGACCGCGTCCGGTGGGCGGGCCCATGCCATCTCCTCCAGGCATTTCAGCACCTCCAGTAATTATTCCCGGTTTTACCCCCGGCCCATGCCCCTGCCGTGCCCCCCGCCGCCCGAGCCGAAATGCGGGGCAACATTGGGCTGGGAACTGGCGGCGAGGTTGCCGGCTTTGTAGTCCTCGATGGCATCTTTGACCTTGCCGGATACTCCGGTAATTACCTTGATGCCGGCCGCCGCCAGCACATCGTAAGCGTTGGGACCGCAGTTGCCGGTGAGCACGGCTTCTATGCCTCTGCCGGTGATGCTCTGCGCGGTGGATATGCCCGCCCCGCCGGTCGCCGCCCCGCTCGAGTTATTCAAAGCGACAAACTCCATGGTGTCCGGATCGGCGATGATAAAGTACTGGCACCGCCCGAAGCGCGGGTCTATGGCGGCATCCAGCGCCGGGCCGGTAGTGGATATGGCGATTTTCATCAGGCTGCCTCCTTTATTTGGGTATGATTTTCAAGACGTCCTATTCTGGATTTTATGTCTTTTAACTGCTGCATCAATGCTTTTTCCTGGTTCTTTAAAAACCCGAGTTCTTGCTCAGGAGTATTCAGTGAGATTGCGCAACGGCCTTTCCCCTGACCGGTCATGGGGCCATTCCCTTTCGGGCCGGTATTATCGAAATTGGGCATATCCTTCCTCCTGTTATCGGCTTTATCGCATCCCTGTGTTAATCTTTTTTCTCAAGCTCCTGTATCCGTCGCTCTATATCCTCGAGTTGACTTTTCGCGGCTGCCGCCTGACTTTTTAACATTCCCAATTCTTCTTCCCGGGTAGCAGCCGCCGGGGAAACAGCCCGGGCGTCCGCGGGGATATTCGCTCCGGTTAGTCCGGGA carries:
- a CDS encoding DUF169 domain-containing protein, producing MTTISEYNGYGEELENRLGLQTSPIAVKMIEKEADIPASAVRPKKDRGYHLAQCQAFSMSRREKTAIAMLKEDNWCPGAVISYGLVQIPDNPAARAENTGECFEYGKYIGILTAPLKKADFTPDAVILYCDTNQLRIILLSLKPEDRALVKSNFFPFSCSNAVVPVIRHGEYWINLPDPGEYARALTPAGEMMFSVPVAKLPEFVANLKQFERNESGFAHEQMMMRPDFPQPELYKKVFEAWGMDHD
- a CDS encoding zinc ribbon domain-containing protein, whose amino-acid sequence is MPIYEYKCPSCGKVSEVLVQGFFSPPDPVCPDCGGNMERRLSVPVAVTGKSDNAGKTCCGREERCEKPPCSGGQHCHRH
- the lgt gene encoding prolipoprotein diacylglyceryl transferase, whose amino-acid sequence is MIYIDVNPIAFSIGPVNIAWYGIMVMLSVLTVVTWALFSVKKDPRLSFQMVLNAALVGIPSGVIFSRFLHVLDFWDYYMKNPGKIIGGEGMSIWGAVLGAAIGIWLYSLFSKKFSFSHLADVIAPGIILAQAVGRVGCTLNGCCYGKITSLPWAIVYTNPGTHAPIGVPVHPTQVYEIIFDLIVFGVLLMLRKRIKTEGSLFLIYLSTYAVWRLAVDFIRDGTSFLFGLHQAQVVSIIVLVITTTLLIVRARRPNAGS
- a CDS encoding CoA-binding protein, with the protein product MQDLIKEFMAQKKFAVIGATDNPQKYGNRIVKNLKSRGYEVYPVNPKLKELEGLACYASLADIPVRVDVADFVVPPEVTGEILKQCLALGLDRIWLQPGSESEAAINYCKENRMKVVHSVCVMMN
- a CDS encoding flavodoxin domain-containing protein: MPQGRDAGNIKALIIYWSATGNTEKVAHTIRDTLVREGIAPVVKKVAEAADDELYDYDLVFLGAPSYSFQPPDQVQRYIKDKMKLHSGRGDIKPGSPRIPGKTAVVFCTYSGPHTGIREATPAGDYMGQFFEHLGFDVAAKWYLVGEFHGREDMSTQGRLGDIRGRPNREDLDNVAGLTAALLKSIREHKKN
- a CDS encoding FAD-dependent oxidoreductase, whose protein sequence is MERVDVVIIGGSAAGVTAAVSCKRRNPGKSITVIRQEEDVSVPCGIPYIFGTLGSPEKNLIPDGMLTGIGAKIIISAAEAIDRKNKTVRTADGEVGYDKLILATGSSPVVLPIPGIDKENVFLVKKDVEYLETMLEAVNKAGDIVVIGGGFIGAEFADECKKNRQANVTIIEKMPHCLQLAFDDEYCIEAEKVLTGRGVNIIGNDTVAAILGDDRVKSVRLTSGAEIKADVVIVSIGVAPNTKLAADAGLRIDSATGGVVVDRYQRVEGDADILACGDCSMKVSFFSGRPVKTWLASIATNEARLAAANLFTTQYAGLGAVGVFSTQIGDLAIAAAGMIERQARAEGYDIVVGQAKAPSKHPGGMPGAAPISVKLIFSRKDGVMLGGEASGSVSVGEIINVISACIQHKMTAYQVSLFQMGTHPALCASPIAYQTVNAAEDAVMKLGQP
- a CDS encoding DUF5320 domain-containing protein; translation: MPNFDNTGPKGNGPMTGQGKGRCAISLNTPEQELGFLKNQEKALMQQLKDIKSRIGRLENHTQIKEAA
- a CDS encoding Tex family protein, translated to MLETHVMTIAKQAGVTTQQVEVVRSLLDAGATIPFIARYRKEKTGSLDEVVLGGIRDGLARLAALDSRRQAILASLEEQNVLTAELRNTVESAETLTALEDIYLPYRPKRRTRATMAKEKGLEPLADLILAQEITDPSHEALAFVNAEKGVASVDDALAGARDIIAERVNEDTQARQSIRRLFYREGIIQSSVLKGKEGEGIKYSNYFDWHEPVARVPSHRVLAMLRGENEGLLKLTIRPPQEKALLLLHRRFVKSTGAASAQVVLAVEDSYPRLLAPSIETDIRQQAKEHADDEALRVFARNLRETLMAPPMGPRAVLAIDPGYRTGCKVVCLDPQGKLLTNAVIYVSQSAARSREAGQTILALIQKFQVEAIAIGNGTASRETEEFIRGLSLPGKMPVVMVNESGASIYSASAVAREEFPDQDITVRGAVSIGRRLLDPLAELVKIDPKSIGVGQYQHDVDQGKLKSNLDETVMSCVNEVGVKVNTASQQLLTYVSGLGPTLAKNVIAYRNENGPFRSRADLKKVPRLGPKAFEMAAGFLRIDHAENPLDASAVHPESYHIVGRMARDMGCNITDLITRDDLRSKINLESYTGEEYGLPTLQDIMAELARPGRDPREQFETVAFAADIRTIDRLSPGMKLAGIVTNVTNFGAFVDIGVHQDGLVHISELSDKFVKNPADVVSVNQKVTVTVLTIDTERKRISLSMKSNASPPGQPGSAT
- a CDS encoding ATP-binding protein; the encoded protein is MKEVIVLSGKGGTGKTSIAGSLAALAQNKVLVDCDVDAADLHLLLRPVTREEHDFRSGQTARIDAEKCTQCGLCREICRFNAITDFQVDPVSCEGCGFCVQICPAGAVSMEENVAGQCFVSDTAYGTLVHARLGIAQENSGKLVALVRQKARTLAESQGADYIISDGPPGIGCPVISSLSGASLALLVTEPTLSGIHDLERVMEVCRHFNVPVLVCINKYDINRDNTRRIEEYCATQQVDIVARIAFDNVFTEAIIRGQPVVACSDGRASRQIKLLWQSIEDKLSSN
- a CDS encoding ATP-binding protein → MIISVASGKGGTGKTLVATSLVFSLKDGYRVQLLDCDVEEPNDHIFLKPDITGRESVGIPVPKVDKEKCTYCGKCAEVCAYHAIAVISKNVLVFPHLCHGCGACGYLCPEKAIVEEKKEIGIVETGHAAGVAFVQGRLNVGEAMPTPLIRAVKGLADHAGICIIDVPPGTSCPVVTAVKDSDFCLLVTEPTPFGLNDLMLAVQTVKQLGVPCGVVINRAYADNNDTAEYCLRENLPVLMTIPLDTEIARLYSRGITLAEGMPPWREKFKRLYLEIRELVDERSNCLKR
- a CDS encoding Mrp/NBP35 family ATP-binding protein, which gives rise to MPSPEEVKKVLDTVLVPGVKRSLMGMNLVKDIAVAGGKINVVLSDAALMENTKEWLAATVKEALSKLDGIKEVNISYAEAKPKELNKITNVIAVMSGKGGVGKSLVSALTAVALRRRGYEVGIMDADITGPSIPRMFGISGPPPIAESGILPVPSRSGIGVMSVNLLLPAEDDAVIWRGPLIGQTITQFWENVLWGKLDYLIVDLPPGTADAPLTVMQQLPVSGIIIVFTPQDLTAMVVRKAVKMAKKMDKKIIGVVENMSYLYIPETAKKMEIFGKSRAAEMAQSAGAPLLGQLPIDPELAKLCDEGNIERYDAEEYNTFARKLADVLSIK
- a CDS encoding NifB/NifX family molybdenum-iron cluster-binding protein, which codes for MKIAISTTGPALDAAIDPRFGRCQYFIIADPDTMEFVALNNSSGAATGGAGISTAQSITGRGIEAVLTGNCGPNAYDVLAAAGIKVITGVSGKVKDAIEDYKAGNLAASSQPNVAPHFGSGGGGHGRGMGRG
- a CDS encoding NifB/NifX family molybdenum-iron cluster-binding protein; the encoded protein is MKIALISDDGKTVSQHFGMATLYVVATVENGAVVNKETREKAGHHTFAGGEHPETAEGERHGYDAGAQSRHERMAQSIDDCQVLIVGGMGWGAYDGLKSRGIEPIVTDVQDIDEAVKLYIEGKMTNLMERLH